The region TTAGAGAACCTTCACTAGGGCCTTGCTTTGGCGTTAAAGGTGGTGCAGCAGGTGGTGGATATGCACAAGTACTTCCTATGGAAGATATAAACTTACATTTTACAGGAGATTTACACGCAATTACAGCAGCTCACAATTTACTTTCAGCCTTAATAGACAATCATATACATCAAGGAAATCAATTGCAAATTGATTCAAGAAGGATTACTTGGAAAAGAGTTTTAGATATGAATGATAGAGCTTTAAGAAATATAGTGGTAGGTCTAGGTGGAAAGCCTAATGGAATGCCTAGAGAAGACGGTTTTGATATTACTGTAGCTTCAGAGATCATGGCTATATTATGTCTTGCTGATGATTTAATTGACTTGAAAGAAAGAATAGGAAACATTGTAATAGGTTATAACTTCAGTGGAGAAGCAGTTCATGCAAAAGACTTAGATGCAGAAGGTGCATTAGCATTATTACTTAAAGATGCAATAAAACCAAATTTAGTTCAAACTCTAGAAAATACTCCTGCTTTCATACATGGTGGACCTTTTGCAAATATTGCTCATGGTTGTAATAGTGTATTAGCTACAAAGATGGCTTTAAAATTAGCGGATTATACTGTTACAGAGGCAGGTTTTGGTGCGGACTTAGGAGCTGAAAAGTTCTTCGATATCAAATGTAGAATGGCAGGTTTAAAACCAGATGCAGCAGTAATTGTTGCTACTGTTAGAGCTTTAAAACATCATGGTGGAGTTTTAAAACAGGATTTAAATACAGAAAACTTGGAAGCATTAGAAAAAGGTTTTGCTAATCTTGAAAAACATATAGAAAATGTAAGAAAATACAATGTACCTGTAGTTGTAGCAATAAATGAGTTTCCAACTGACACTGAAAAAGAAGTTGAATTAGTATTTAATAAGTGTAAAGAGATTGGAGTAGAAGTAGTTCAAACTCAAGTATGGGCAAAAGGTGGTTTAGGTGGGGAAGAATTAGCAAAGAAAGTTGTAGAAGTAATAGAAAACGAACCTTCAGATTTCAAAGTTCTTTATGATGAAAATGATAGCATTAAAGATAAAATAACTAAGATTGCAAGAGAAGTTTATGGTGCTAAAGATGTAGACTTTACTCAAAAATGTATGAAGGATATAAAACAAATTGAAGCATTAGGATTGGATAAAATGCCTATTTGTATGGCAAAAACTCAATATTCACTATCTGATGATCCTAAGCTTTTAGGTAGACCAGAAGGATTTACTATTGAAGTAAGACAAATAAAGATTTCTGCTGGGGCTAGATTTTTAGTAGCATTAACTGGTGAAATAATGACAATGCCAGGTCTTCCAAAAGTACCAGCAGCAAATAGAATGGATATACTTGAAGATGGAGAAATAATAGGACTATTTTAGAAAAAAACTAGGAATCTTAATTGAGGTTCCTAGTTTTTCAATCTAAACATTGTGAATAAAAATTAATTAGTTTATTAGAAGGAATTTTTAATTATAAGTAGAATTAAATTGGTAAGGGAGGTGTTCTATAGTGAAATATGATTCTAAAATAAAAAATGAACAAGTGGATTCGTTTTTTAAAGCAATATTACAATTAAAAAATATGGAAGAGTGCTATCGTTTTTTTGAAGATATATGTACAATAAAAGAAATACAATCTATAGCCCAAAGACTTGAAGTTGCAAAGTTACTTAGAATGAATAAAACCTATAATGAAATTGAAGCTGAAACAGGGGCAAGTACAGCTACTATTAGTAGGATCAATAGGTCTTTAAACTATGGTGCTGATGGATATGATTTAGTGTTAGATAGGATGGGATATCCAAAAGCTGAATATGATAATAGATCGGACTGAGTCAGGGTCCTTTGACTCCTTGGGTATAAAAAAGTGATTAAGAAAATTTCTTAATCACTTTTTTTGTGGGCAATATTATTGATTTAGAGAATAAATACATAAGGTAAATAAGTATATATACATATAAAGGGGTAATATTTAAGCTATCTTATTTTAAAGGGAGATGATGGGATGTATGATGTTGCAATAATAGGGGCAGGCATAATAGGAACATTTATAGCTAGAGAACTTTCAAGATATAAACTTAGTATTGTACTTATAGAAAAGGAAAATGATATCTCAAATGGCTGTACAAAGGCAAATACGGGAATAGTTCATGCTGGTTATGATGCAAAACCAGGAACAAAGATGGCTACTTTTAATGTTAAGGGAAACCCAATGTTTGATAAGGTGTGTGAAGAATTAGATGTGCCATTTAAGAGAATAGGCTCTCTAGTAGTTGGATTTGATGAAGAAGATGAAAATACTATAAGAGAATTATATGAAAGAGGCAAAATAAACGGTGTACCAAATTTACAAATACTTGATAGAAAAAGAGTATTAGAAATGGAGCCTAATATTGGAGATGAGGTAATAGTAGCACTATATGCTCCTACAGCTGGAATTGTTGGTCCTTGGGAATTGGCCATAGCATTAGCTGAAAATGCAATAGATAATGGTGTAGAGTTATTTTTAAATAATGAGGTTAAAAATATAACTAAGATAGAAGAAGGTTTTATTATTGAGACTGTAGAAAGAATAGTAGAGGCTGAATGTGTAATAAATTGTGGGGGAATTTATTCAGATAAGATAAATAATATGGTGTCTGAGGAAAAGTATGTGGTAACTCCTAGAGCTGGTCAATACTATGTTTTGGATAAGAGTGTAGGAAAATTAACTAATACTACTATATTTGAATGTCCTAAACCTTATGGAAAGGGAGTTGTAGTTACTCCAACTGTTCATGGAAACATGATGATTGGGCCAGATAACAAAATCGTTTCAACAAAGGAATCTAAGGAAACTACTATGGAAGGACTAAGAGATGTAAAAGATACTGCAGGTAGAAGTGTGAAGGGAATACCTTTTAATAAGACTATTACAAATTTTACTGGACTCAGAAATGATCCTAGTACGGGGGATTTCATTATTGGAGAGGCAAGTGATGTGAAGGGATTTATAAATGTAGGAGGAATCAAGTCACCAGGACTTACATCTTCACCTGCAATTGCAGAGTATGTAGTTGAGTTAGTTGATAATGTATTTGATGGACTAATTAAAAAGGATGATTTCAATCCTAGAAGGAGAAAGATGACAAGATTTGAAGAATTATCAGAAGAGGAGAAGAATGAAATAATCAAAGAGAATCCTAGCTATGGAAGGATAATCTGTAGATGTGAAACTATTACGGAAGGAGAGATAGTAGACTCAATACACAGAAATGCTGGTGCTAGAACTGTTGATGGAGTTAAAAGGAGAGTAAGACCAGGTTCGGGAAGATGTCAAGGTGGATTTTGCTCTCCAAGAGTTATGGAAATATTGGCTAGAGAATTAAAAGTAGATGTAGTAGAGATAGTTAAAGATTCTAAAGATTCATATATACTTACAGGGCCAACCAAAGAAGTAGATGAAGTGGAAGGGGGTATAGAAAATGTACGAATATGATATTGTAATAATCGGAGGCGGTCCTGCAGGGTTGGCAGCAGCTATTGAAGCTAAGAAAAATGGAGTTTCAAATATTCTTATACTAGAAAGGGACAATGAACTAGGTGGAATTCTAAAACAGTGTATTCACAATGGATTTGGTTTAGATATATTTAAAGAACAATTGACAGGACCTCAATATGCAGAAAGATTTATTAATGAGTTGAAAAGTATGGGAATAGAATATAAGTTAGACACTATGGTTTTAGATATAGATGAAGAGCGGAAAATAAGTTATATAAATAAGCAAGACGGATTTGTGAACATAAAGGCAGTGGCTATTATATTGGCAATGGGCTGTAGAGAAAGACCAAGAGGAGCTATATCTATCCCAGGAACAAGGCCTTCAGGTATTTTCACTGCTGGAACTGCCCAAAGATTTATAAATATTGAAGGATATCAAGTAGGTAAGAAAGTAGTAATATTGGGCTCAGGAGATATTGGAATGATAATGGCTAGAAGGTTGGTATTAGAAGGTGCAGAAGTTAAGGCAGTAGTTGAGATAATGCCATATTCCAGTGGACTTACAAGAAATATTGTTCAATGTTTGCATGATTATGACATACCATTATATTTGAATCATACTGTGATTGAAATAAAGGGAAGAGATAGAATTGAAGGAGTAGTAGTAACAGAGGTAGATAAAAATAAGAAGCCTATTTCAGGAACAGAAACATATTATGAATGTGATACATTACTTCTTTCAATAGGGCTTATTCCAGAGAATGAACTTTCTACTAAGGCTAATGTAGAAATTGATCTTGTAACTAATGGACCAGTGGTAAATGAATCTATGGAGACAAGTGTTGAGGGGATATTTGCCTGTGGAAATGTAGTTCATGTTCATGATTTGGTAGACAATGTGACTAGGGAAAGCTATAAGGCAGGTAGATGTGCTAAAAGATATGTGAAAGGTGAGTTAGTATGTGGTGGTCAAGTGGTAAAAACAAAAGCTGGCGAAGGAATTAGATATATTGTACCTCAAGTGATAAGGGTAGAAAACTTAGATGAGCATATAAACTTACTTATGAGGGTTACGGATATTTACAAAAATGCAAAACTAGTTGTAAAGGGAAATGATATTGTACTAAAAGAGATAAATAAAATGCAGCTAACACCTGGTGAAATGGAAGAGATAGTGTTGGACTCTAAACTGCTGAAAGAAAACAATATTCGTGAACTAACAGTTTCGGTAGAAAGGCAGGTGGAGTAAGGTGGATGTATATGAAAAAATATGCATAGTATGTCCTAGAGGATGTAGACTTACCATAAAAAAGGATGAAAAAAGTCCAAGAGGTTATACAGTTGAAGGGAACACCTGCAAAAGAGGAGAAGATTATGGCATAAAGGAAGTAACTAATCCTACAAGAGTTCTAACAAGTACAGTAGTGCTTAAAAATAGCTCATTAAAAAGGCTTCCAGTAGTCACCAAGGGATATATACCAAAAGAGAAGATGTTTGAAGCTATGAAAGTTATAAACAAAGTAGTAGCCTATGCTCCAATAAACGAAGGAGACATAATAATAGAAAACCTCCTAGACACAGGAGTAAACCTAATAGCTGCAAGAAGTATTAGTGCCAGGTACTAACTTACAAACCTTTATGATAAAGAAAAGAGGCGAGTTTATATAAATGATTGATGATATATGCAATGGAATAATTAATTACATTCTATAATATTAGTATTAATGTATATATATATTAATAAAAAATTTAGACCAGCTAAATTATAACAAAATTAAGGACATATTAATAAATAAGGTGACAGAACACAATGATATGCCCCTTGTCAAGTAGACAGGTAAAATATCTAAAATAATTTTTATGAACTACCACATGACATCTAAGTTATGTGGTAGTTTTTATGCTGTCCATTTTTCTTTGTACTTCTCTATTCTCTTATTCGCAGATATAGGGTATTCTATAGGAGTTTTAATTGATAAAGCTTCTGTCCTAACTTCTAATGGCGTTTTACAGTTAAATCTGTCTTGTAATCTTTCCTCTGAGTAAAAACGCATGTAATCATTAATTGCATATCTTAGGGACTCTTCATCTGTAATTTCATACATTTGATACATTTCTGATTTAATTATTCCCCAGAATCCTTCTACCGGTCCATTATCAATACAGTGTCCTACTCTTGACATTGACTGTTTCATTTCTTGTTCTTTCAGTTTTCTTTGAAATACTTTACTTGTGTATTGAAATCCTCTATCGCTATGGAAGATTGGTTTTGCTAATGGATTATCTTTTATTGCTTTATCAAAGGTCTTAAATACTAATTTGTTATCGTTTCTACTACTTAATACATAGGCTACTGGATACCTATCATACAAATCAAGTATGGCGCTTAAGTAAATCTTTTTCTTTTCTCTTGGTACTTTAAATTCTGTAATGTCTGTTACCCATTTTTGATTTGGTTCTGTTGCATAAAAGTCTCTTTGTAATATGTTCTCTGCTATTGTTTCCGGCTTAACTGAAATGTATTTATTCTTCTTTTTTCGGATTACTGAGTGAATACCTAATTTTTGCATAATCCTATGGACTCTTTTTTTACTGTAATTAGTTTGATTGAAATGGTTAATCCAAGATGTCATTCTACGATATCCTAAAATATGATTAAATCTTTCATCATATTCTTTTATTAATCTTGCTAATTCAATATTTTCTAATTCTTGTTGAGGTACTTCTCTGTGGAGCCATTTGTAGTATGATGCTCTTGATATGTTAAGTACTTTACACATCCAATTAATACTCCATATTTTTGTTTCATAAAAGTATTTTATTGCTAGATACTTATTTTCGTTACGTTGTTTGCCAAGCCTCACATCCCTTCGAATTCTTTCACTTTTTTTAGCAGTTCTACCACCATATCTTTTTCTTCTAGTTTCTTTTTTAATCTAATATTCTCTCGACGTAATTTCTCTAATTCATCTAATTCTTCATCTTTTTTATGGTGTCCTCGTCTATCTATTAGCCCTTCTTCGCCTATATCATCATACTTTTTAACCCAAGAGTAAACTTGGCTGTATGAAACATCATAAAGGCTTGCTGCTTCTTTGTAATTACGATTATGTTCAATACAATATTTAACTATTTCTTTTCGCTCTTCTATAGTTGTTTTTCTTCTGGAATTTGCCATATATACCTCCCCTTTAGGATCATAATCCTTGAGTTCTATATTGGCATTATACCTTGAAATCCAACCACTTAAAACAGAACGACTTGAAATATTATATTTTGCTGTTATATCATTAACACTTCCTTCTCCGGATAATACAGCTTCTACGCACATTGTTTTAAATTCGGAAGTATATTTTTTATTTCCTGCTTTATTTTGAAAAGCTAAAATGCCATAAAGTTTATACTTGGAAACCCATGACTGTATTGTTTGCAGACCAATACTATATTTATTAGCTAAAAAAGGGAATGAGCCTAATCCATCAAGATATTCTTGAGATACTTTCGCTTTAAATTCAGGAGTATGTGGTGATTTTGCCATAAAAAACCTCCATAAGTAGTTTTGGTTATTTACCTTGTCTACTTATGGAGTATCATATCACAATCTGTCACCTTATTGTTGCCATTTCATGTATTTGTTTTCAAGTAGTGCAATTAGTTGATACATAATGGCAGATATTACTGCAAGTATAAATACACTCATCATAACTAAGTCTAGTTTAAATACTTGCCCTCCATAGACTATCAAGTATCCAATTCCTGCTTTAGATACTAGAAATTCACCAACTATTACTCCTACCCATGAAAGACCTATATTTACCTTTAAAGTGCTTATGATAGTGGGAATATTAGAAGGTAGCACTACTTTTTTTAATATTTGAAATTTAGTAGCACCAAATGTTTGTAATAGCCTAATTTTATCTTCGTCAACATTAGTAAAACCAATATATACATTCATAATGGTAATAACTATGGAAACTGTAATAGCTGTGACTATGATTCCTGAATATCCAGCACCTACCCACAATATGACTATAGGGGCTAAAGCTGTTTTAGGAAGGCTATTTAATACTACCAAATAAGGATCTAATACTTTTGCTAGAAAATCTGACCACCATAGAATTATTGCAATTATTACCCCTAATATAGTACCTGCTAAAAAGCCTATTACTGTTTCAAACACCGAAATACCTACGTGATAAAACAAACCTCCATTTTTTGTGTAGTTCAAAAACAATTTCCAAATTTCAGATGGATAACTTGTTAGAAAAGTATCTACACGTCCAAATCGAGCTAATATTTCCCATAGAATTAACCAAATTACCAATATCAAAATTTGTGTTATAAATATGGCTTTTTTTCGATGCTTAACTTTCTTTATATATTGTTCGTGTTCTGTAGATGTATTCTTATACATGGACATCTAGCTCCTTCCATATCTTATTGAAATAATGTCTAAACTCTGGAGCTTCCCTACACTTCATAGGAGTTCTAATATCTTCTGGACAACTAAGTTCAATTGAAATAATATCCTTTATAGTTCCAGGTCTTTTTGACAAAACCACTACTCTATCTGCCATGGAAATAGCTTCTGCAATATCATGAGTAACCATTAGAGCAGTTTTTTTCTCTTTTTTAAGGATTACTCCTATTTCATCTGCAATTGCTAGTCTTGTTTGATAGTCAAGTGCAGAAAAAGGCTCGTCTAATAAGAGTAAATCTGGTTTTATGACTAGTGTCCTGATTAGTGCTACCCTTTGTCTCATACCACCAGAGAGTTGTCTAGGAAAGCTGTTTTTAAATTCGCCTAATCCATAGGTTTCAAGAAGTTCCTCTGCGTATTTTAAGCTATCTTCATTTACTTTTCCCTGTATTTCTAATCCAATCAAGACGTTTTGAAGAATATTTCTCCATTCAAAAAGGTGATCTCTTTGAAACATATATCCAATATCACTAGCTGTTTTTGTTGCTTTTTTTCCATTTATCAAAACTTCTCCCTTTGTCGGTTTAATGAGTCCAGCAATTATTGAGAGAAGAGTAGATTTTCCACAACCGCTAGGACCTACTAGTGTCACTATTTCACCTTTATATATATCAAGATTTACATCTTTGATAGCCTCTGTTTCACCTTTCAAGGTATGATAGTTCATACATATATTTTTTATTTCAACTACTTTTTTCTTCTCCACAGGCCCTCCTCCTTTTGCAAAAATATGGTTAATTTATCATATTCAAATCAACAATTATGTGTGAATAATAAAAGCTTATGTTATAATTAAGTTTGGAATAATATTAAGGAGGTTCGAAAATTGCATCAATACAAGGGAAGATTAATAGTGCATACTGGTTCAATGTTTTCAGGTAAAACTTCAAGTTTAGAAAAAGACATTAAAAGGTTTAAAATAGCAGGGTATAACACATTAGCTTTTAAACCTTTA is a window of Anaerosalibacter sp. Marseille-P3206 DNA encoding:
- a CDS encoding formate--tetrahydrofolate ligase, whose protein sequence is MKTDVQIAQEGKMLPIVEVAEKIGLEENDLELYGKYKAKVSLDVLEKLKDKPDGKLILVTAINPTPAGEGKTTVNIGLSMGLNKIGKTAISALREPSLGPCFGVKGGAAGGGYAQVLPMEDINLHFTGDLHAITAAHNLLSALIDNHIHQGNQLQIDSRRITWKRVLDMNDRALRNIVVGLGGKPNGMPREDGFDITVASEIMAILCLADDLIDLKERIGNIVIGYNFSGEAVHAKDLDAEGALALLLKDAIKPNLVQTLENTPAFIHGGPFANIAHGCNSVLATKMALKLADYTVTEAGFGADLGAEKFFDIKCRMAGLKPDAAVIVATVRALKHHGGVLKQDLNTENLEALEKGFANLEKHIENVRKYNVPVVVAINEFPTDTEKEVELVFNKCKEIGVEVVQTQVWAKGGLGGEELAKKVVEVIENEPSDFKVLYDENDSIKDKITKIAREVYGAKDVDFTQKCMKDIKQIEALGLDKMPICMAKTQYSLSDDPKLLGRPEGFTIEVRQIKISAGARFLVALTGEIMTMPGLPKVPAANRMDILEDGEIIGLF
- a CDS encoding YerC/YecD family TrpR-related protein; the encoded protein is MKYDSKIKNEQVDSFFKAILQLKNMEECYRFFEDICTIKEIQSIAQRLEVAKLLRMNKTYNEIEAETGASTATISRINRSLNYGADGYDLVLDRMGYPKAEYDNRSD
- a CDS encoding NAD(P)/FAD-dependent oxidoreductase, coding for MYDVAIIGAGIIGTFIARELSRYKLSIVLIEKENDISNGCTKANTGIVHAGYDAKPGTKMATFNVKGNPMFDKVCEELDVPFKRIGSLVVGFDEEDENTIRELYERGKINGVPNLQILDRKRVLEMEPNIGDEVIVALYAPTAGIVGPWELAIALAENAIDNGVELFLNNEVKNITKIEEGFIIETVERIVEAECVINCGGIYSDKINNMVSEEKYVVTPRAGQYYVLDKSVGKLTNTTIFECPKPYGKGVVVTPTVHGNMMIGPDNKIVSTKESKETTMEGLRDVKDTAGRSVKGIPFNKTITNFTGLRNDPSTGDFIIGEASDVKGFINVGGIKSPGLTSSPAIAEYVVELVDNVFDGLIKKDDFNPRRRKMTRFEELSEEEKNEIIKENPSYGRIICRCETITEGEIVDSIHRNAGARTVDGVKRRVRPGSGRCQGGFCSPRVMEILARELKVDVVEIVKDSKDSYILTGPTKEVDEVEGGIENVRI
- a CDS encoding NAD(P)/FAD-dependent oxidoreductase, whose translation is MYEYDIVIIGGGPAGLAAAIEAKKNGVSNILILERDNELGGILKQCIHNGFGLDIFKEQLTGPQYAERFINELKSMGIEYKLDTMVLDIDEERKISYINKQDGFVNIKAVAIILAMGCRERPRGAISIPGTRPSGIFTAGTAQRFINIEGYQVGKKVVILGSGDIGMIMARRLVLEGAEVKAVVEIMPYSSGLTRNIVQCLHDYDIPLYLNHTVIEIKGRDRIEGVVVTEVDKNKKPISGTETYYECDTLLLSIGLIPENELSTKANVEIDLVTNGPVVNESMETSVEGIFACGNVVHVHDLVDNVTRESYKAGRCAKRYVKGELVCGGQVVKTKAGEGIRYIVPQVIRVENLDEHINLLMRVTDIYKNAKLVVKGNDIVLKEINKMQLTPGEMEEIVLDSKLLKENNIRELTVSVERQVE
- a CDS encoding DUF1667 domain-containing protein, whose product is MDVYEKICIVCPRGCRLTIKKDEKSPRGYTVEGNTCKRGEDYGIKEVTNPTRVLTSTVVLKNSSLKRLPVVTKGYIPKEKMFEAMKVINKVVAYAPINEGDIIIENLLDTGVNLIAARSISARY
- a CDS encoding IS3 family transposase encodes the protein MRLGKQRNENKYLAIKYFYETKIWSINWMCKVLNISRASYYKWLHREVPQQELENIELARLIKEYDERFNHILGYRRMTSWINHFNQTNYSKKRVHRIMQKLGIHSVIRKKKNKYISVKPETIAENILQRDFYATEPNQKWVTDITEFKVPREKKKIYLSAILDLYDRYPVAYVLSSRNDNKLVFKTFDKAIKDNPLAKPIFHSDRGFQYTSKVFQRKLKEQEMKQSMSRVGHCIDNGPVEGFWGIIKSEMYQMYEITDEESLRYAINDYMRFYSEERLQDRFNCKTPLEVRTEALSIKTPIEYPISANKRIEKYKEKWTA
- a CDS encoding helix-turn-helix domain-containing protein, encoding MAKSPHTPEFKAKVSQEYLDGLGSFPFLANKYSIGLQTIQSWVSKYKLYGILAFQNKAGNKKYTSEFKTMCVEAVLSGEGSVNDITAKYNISSRSVLSGWISRYNANIELKDYDPKGEVYMANSRRKTTIEERKEIVKYCIEHNRNYKEAASLYDVSYSQVYSWVKKYDDIGEEGLIDRRGHHKKDEELDELEKLRRENIRLKKKLEEKDMVVELLKKVKEFEGM
- a CDS encoding ABC transporter permease; the encoded protein is MYKNTSTEHEQYIKKVKHRKKAIFITQILILVIWLILWEILARFGRVDTFLTSYPSEIWKLFLNYTKNGGLFYHVGISVFETVIGFLAGTILGVIIAIILWWSDFLAKVLDPYLVVLNSLPKTALAPIVILWVGAGYSGIIVTAITVSIVITIMNVYIGFTNVDEDKIRLLQTFGATKFQILKKVVLPSNIPTIISTLKVNIGLSWVGVIVGEFLVSKAGIGYLIVYGGQVFKLDLVMMSVFILAVISAIMYQLIALLENKYMKWQQ
- a CDS encoding ABC transporter ATP-binding protein, with product MEKKKVVEIKNICMNYHTLKGETEAIKDVNLDIYKGEIVTLVGPSGCGKSTLLSIIAGLIKPTKGEVLINGKKATKTASDIGYMFQRDHLFEWRNILQNVLIGLEIQGKVNEDSLKYAEELLETYGLGEFKNSFPRQLSGGMRQRVALIRTLVIKPDLLLLDEPFSALDYQTRLAIADEIGVILKKEKKTALMVTHDIAEAISMADRVVVLSKRPGTIKDIISIELSCPEDIRTPMKCREAPEFRHYFNKIWKELDVHV